GGGCTCCACCACCTCGCGGCGGTAGTCGCATTCCTTATTGGGGCAGGCGATGTAGGCGCCGTCCCGCTTGGAGAACTTCTGCAGCAGGTAGGGCGACGCGCACTGCGGGCACTGCTCCGCGAGCGGCCGGTCCCACGCGGCGAACTTGCACTCCGGATACCGGTTGCAGCCGAAGAAGATCTTCCCGCGGCCGCTGCGGCGCTCGGTGAGGTACCCCACCTTGCACTCCGGGCAGTTGACGCCAATGGAGATGGGCTTGGACGTCTTGCAGTCCGGGTAGCCCGAGCACGCCATGAAGCGCCCGAACCGGCCGCGCTTGATCACCATGGGCTTGCCGCACTTCTCGCACTTCTCGTCCGTGGTCTCCTCCTCCACGATGACGATCTTGCCCTCGGCGTCCCGCTTGAAGTCCTTGGTGTTCTTGCAGTCGGGGTAGTTCGAGCAGGCGAGGAAGTGGCCCATCTTCCCGAACTTGATGACGAACGGGTTGCCGCACTTCTCGCAGGCGATGTCGGTCTTGATCTCCTCGCGCTTGACGTCGCGCATCTCCGCTTCGGCCTTCTCCAGGGTCTCCTTGAAGGGGCCGTAGAAGTCGTGCAGCACCGTCTTCCAGGACGCGCCGCCGTCGGAGATCTGGTCCAGCTTCTCCTCCATGCTGGCCGTGAACGACACGTCCAGCTCATGGGGGAAGTGCTTCACCAGGAGCTCGTTGGTCATCTGGCCCAGGTCGGTGGGACGGAAGCGGCTCTCCAGCTTCTCCACGTACTTCTTGTCCTGGATGTTGGAGAGGATGGCCGCGTACGTGGACGGACGCCCGATGCCGCGCTCCTCCAGCTCCTTCACCAGCGTCGCCTCGCTGAAGCGCGGGGGCGGCTGGGTGAAGTGCTGCTCGTTGAGCAGCTTGTCCAGCGTGAGGACCTCGCCCTCGTTGAGCGGGGGCAGCTCGCCCACCACGTCCTCGGCGCCCTCTTCACCGGCGGCCTTGGCCTTCTCCGCCGCGGCCTCTTCCTCCGGCGTGAGGCCGGCGCCGTAGACGCCCAGGTAGCCGGGGAACTTCAGCGTGCTGCCGGACGCGCGGAAGGTGGCGCGGCCCGCGGTGATGTCCGCGGCCGTCTGATCATAGACGGCGGGCTTCATCTGGCACGCGACGAAGCGGTTCCAGATGAGCTCGTAGAGCCGGAACATGTCCAGTTCGTCCATGGCGTCGAAGAAGGGACGCACGCGCTCGGGCGGGTACTCCAGGGACGTGGGCCGGATGGCCTCGTGCGCGTCCTGGGCGCTCTTGCGGCTCTTGTAGACCATGGGCTCCGCGGGCAGGTAGTCCGCGCCGTACTTCTGCCCGATGAACTCGCGCACCTGCGTCACGGCGTCGTCCGACAGACGCGTGGAGTCCGTACGCATGTACGTGATGAGCGCCGTCTGGCCCTCCTCACCCAGCGGCACGCCTTCGTACAGCTTCTGCGCCAGCGTCATCGTCTTCTTGGCGGTGAAGTGCAGCCGGTTCGCCGCCTCCTGCTGGAGCTTGGAGGTGATGAAGGGCGCGGGCGCGTTGCGGCGGCGCTCCTTGCGGTCCACCTTCGTCACGGTGAAGGGGGCATCCTTCAGCTCCGCGACGAGCCCGTCCGTGGTGGCGCGGTCCTTGAGTTCCACCTTCTTGCCGTCCACGCGGGACAGCTTCGCCTTGAAGGGCGGCGGCCCCTGCGGGCCCTGCACCAGCGCGTCCAGCGTCCAGTACTCTTCCGGCTGGAAGGCCTTGATCTCCGCCTCGCGCTCGACAATCAGGCGCACCGCGACGGACTGCACGCGGCCAGCGGACAGGCCGCGGCGGATCTTCTTCCAGAGCAGCGGCGAGATTTGATAGCCGACGAGCCGGTCGAGGATGCGGCGGGTCTGCTGCGAGTCGTAGTTGTCCTGGTTGAGCTCACGCGGCTGCGCGATGGCGTCCTGCACGGCGCGCTTGGTGATCTCGTTGAAGGTCACGCGGAGCGAGTCCGGGTGGCCCAGCTCCTCCTTGATGTGCCAGGCGATGGCCTCGCCCTCGCGGTCGGGGTCCGTCGCCAGGAAGACGCGGTCCACCGTCTTGGCCATCTTCTTCAGCTCGTTGAGGACCTTCTCCTTGCCCTTGATGACCGTGTACTCGGGCTTGAAGTCGTCCTCCACGTCGACGCCGATCTTGCTCTTGGGCAGGTCCTTCACGTGCCCCACGGACGCCTTCACCGTGTAGCCGGAGCCCAGGTACTTCTTGATGGTCTTGGCCTTGGCAGGCGACTCCACCACCACCAGGTAGTGCGGCCCCTTGCCACGGCGCTCAGGCACTTCTTCTTCAGCGTCCGCGTCCGCGTCCACGGTGGGGAGCTCGTCGGCGTCCGCGCCACGGCGGCGGGCCGCCGTCTTCTTCTTGGCGGTGACCTTCTTGGCAGCCGTCTTCTTCTTGGCGGCCTTCTTGGCCGCCGGCTTCTTCGCAGCCGCCTTCTTGGGCGTCTCCTCCGCCGCCGCCTCCGTCTGCGCCGCCTGTGTCTTCTTCCGCGTGGCCATGGCTCTCCTACCTCGAACTGCCTCTAGACCTTCTCGTACCGTTTACCCGGGTGCTGGACCACCAGCCCCGACAATTCCAACTCCACCAGGGCGCTCGTGAGCGCCGCGGGCGACAGCGGGCTTGCGGCCAGCACCTCGTCGAACGAACGGGGAGCCCGGTCCAACAGCCCATAGGCCCCGCGCGCTTCCGCCGACAGCGCCTCCCACCACCCAGCATCCCGCCCCGCGGGCACCGCGCGGACCGGATGAACGCCTACAACGGCGCAAATCGATTCCGCGGACGTGCAGGCCCGGGCCCGCCCGTCCGCCAGCAGGGCGTTGCAGCCTGCCGCGGCCGGCTGCCAGACGTCCCCTGGCAGGGCGAACACCGGCCGGCCCTGCGCCTGCGCCGCCTCCGCCGTGTACAGCGCCCCGGAGCCCTCCCCCGCCCGCATCACCAGCACCGCATCCGACGCGCCAGAAATGAGTCGGTTGCGCCGGGGGAAGGTCGTCGTGCTCGCCCGGACTCCCGGCGGCAGCTCGCTGAAGTACACCCCGCCCCGCTCGAGGAAGTGGGGCAGCAGCCGGGCCTGGGCGGGGTCCAACGCGTCCAGCGCGGAGCCCAGGAAGGCCCACGTCTCCGCGCCCACATCCAGCGCGCCCCAGTGGCAGGCCCGGTCCACGCCCTCCGCCGCGCCCGACACCACCCCTACCCCGGCCTCCGCCACCTTCCGGGCGAACGTGCGCGCGAACGGCAGGAAGCCCTGATCCGGATGACGGCTGCCCACCATCGCCAGCCTGCGCCGGGGAGGTCCCGGGTGGCCCAGGTAGAACAGCAGCGGAGGCGCGTCCTCCAGCCCCACCAGCCGGGAGGGGTACGGCGGCGAGCCCGCGAAGGCCACCTGGAGGCCCGATTGGGCACAGGCCTCCTCCGTCCGGGACGCCAGGGCGTCCAGCGATGCGACGGCGGCCAGCCGCTGACGGACGGTCGCGGGCACCGGCACGTCCGCCACCCAGTCCCGCACGGGCACGGCCGCGAGCCGGGACAGCGCCCCACCCGCGAATGCGCGCACCGCATCCAACGTCCGGGGCCCCAGGCCGGCAATGGCCCAGAGCGCCAGGGTGGCGCGCTGCTCGTCCCAGTGTAGGTGCGTATCCGTGTTCGTGTCCGCCATGCCGTCCCCCGCCTGTTTCCCACCTATATAGAGGTGGTCCCGGGAGGGGCGTGACACATAACACCGGTTCTTCGGGGGTCAAGCGACCCGCCCTTCCCGGGCGGGCCGGAATGCAGCATTCCTGCCGATCGCCGCCCTGGGTCAGCGGCTGGCGGTGGGCGTTCCGTCCTTGCGCATGGTGGCGCGGTCGCCCGCGGAGACCTCCACCATGGAGCGGGTCATCAGGCAGTTGGAGGTGCGCTCACGCACTTCCGTGACCATGCACTGGGCCACGGCCTCCCAGGGGTAGGTCTTCTGGCCCTTGCCCGCGTCGCCCATCTTGTAGTCGCTGCGGCCGAGCACATCCAGGCTGGGGTCACCCCGGCGCTCGATGGTGAAGGTGTTGCCCACCTGCACGCCGTCCGCGGTGCCGCGGTCCACGACGACGAAGTTGTGCTCGCCCAGCAGCGTCTGGCCCGGCGTCATCGGCGTGAGCACGAAGCCGGGGATCTCCTTGCTGTTGGGCTTGGGGGAGATGCGCTCCGACAGCTTCTCGCTGGAGGGGCCCACCAGGTCGCCGCGGGAGATGGGGTCCCACGTCTCCATGATGCGCGCGGTGACCACGTCGTTGTTGATGGAGACGACCTGCACCGTGCCCAGCAGCTCCGTGAGGTAGCCCGTGCGCGCGTTCGTCACCGGGTGCTTCACCTCTTCCACGGTGTGGAAGATGACGTAGCGGTCGCCAATCTTGGCGGCGCCGCGCTTCTTGAAGCGCAGGTAGACCTTCTCCGGAGCGGAGAGCATCAGCGCCTCGGAGGTGGAGCCCTCGATGCGGCCCGCCTCGTCCAGCTCGCGCGTCGTCACGAAGCCCTTGGTCGTCACCGGGCTGGACTTGGACGGGTCGTAGCCGATCTTCCCGACCACCGACACCAGGCTGCCGCCGCTCACGTCTGTGGGCGCCGCCACGTCGTCGGAGGGCAGGTCGCCGCCCTCCACGCGCGCGGGCACCTCTTCGCCACCCGGGAAGAACTTCACGTTGTTGCCCGGATAGATCCAGTGCGGGTTGGCGATCTGCGGGTTGTAGGACCAGACCTTGGGCCAGTACCAGGGGCTGCCCAGGTAGCGCTGGGACAGGTCCCACAGCGTGTCGCCCGTCTCCACGGTGTGCACCTGGCCGGGCGCGCTCTCACGGCCCTGCGCGGCGCCGGGGGGCAGCGTGACGGAGGTAGGGCGCTGCTCTACGTCGTCGGAGATGTCCTGCCCTTCCGTTTCGGAGGCGGGCTGGGGTTCCTCCTCCTGCGCGTCCTGGGCGAAAGCCGTCCATGCCGGCGCGACGGTGAGGGGCACGAGCAGGGAGGCGAGGATCCGGGAGCGCATCGGACGACTTCCTTTCACAAAAGGCTTACGGCGAGAGCGCGGCGAGCCGCTGCTCCGCCTGCGTGGCGGCGGCCGTCCCCGGGAACTGGGTGACGACGCGGGTATAGAGGGCTCGGGCATCCACGGCCTGGTTCAGCCGCACCCGGCACTCCGCGAGCCGGAGCATGCCGTCCTGGACGGCATCCCCAGCGGGGTAGTTCTTGATGAGCTTCTCGAACGTCTTGGCCGCGCCGGCCGCGTCCTTGAGCCCCATCTGGCCCAGGCCGCTGAAGTACAGGGCGTTGTCGGCGCGGGGGTGGCGCGGGTTCTCCGCCGCGAAGCGCGTGAGGGTCTCCACGCCGCCTTCCACGTTGCCGGTGCGCAGCATGGCCACCGCGCGCTCGTATTCGGCGTCGAGGATGTCCGGATCCTTCTCCGGCGGCTCCATGCGAGCGGCCGTCGAGGCGCTGATGGAGCCCACCGACCCGGTCCCGTTCGAGCCCTCCACCGGGGAGATGAACATCTCCATCTGGTCCGAGTCCGGCTCCACCACCGCCACCGCCGTGTTGATGCGCGGCGCGGGTTCCTTCTTCGGCTTGAGCCGCACCACCGTCAGCTCCGCGGGCGCCAGGCTCAGCGCCTCGCCACCTTCGGGCGAGGCGGCCTCCGGCTTCGTGCTCGCGGTGGCCTTCGGCGACGCCGCGGCGGGGGCCGGGGTGGCGGCGCGGGCGCGCGAGACGGCGTCGCGGTTCTCCAGCCGTTCCAGGCGCTCCAGCAGCGACGCCTGGGACGCGCGCAGCGTGCGCACCTCCGCCTCCAGCCGGCCCACTTCCGACTGCGAAGCAGCGGTGGTGGCGCAGGCGGTCGGCGCGGACAGCGCGACGGCGGCAAACAAGCGGAAGAGGAAGGGACGCACCGGCACGAGCCTGGACGGAGGGAATTCCAGGTCGAGGATAGGAAGGCCGGTCGGAGACCGTCAAGAAAACGACCCCGGCGGGCCTCCGCTAGAAGCGGTGCAGCACGTAGTTGAGGTGACGCCCGGTGCGCCCCGCGTCCCGGCGGTGGGAGAAGAACCGGTCCGGATCACACGCCGTACAGGCCTGTAGCACGTCCACGTGCTCCGGCGTCAGGCCCGCCTTCAGGAGGGACGCCTTCACTGCACGTGGCAGGTCCAGGTGCGGCTTGTCCCCCGCACGGACGACGTCCGGGCCGAAGCGCGCGCGGAAGCGGTCGCCCAGCTCCGGGGACACCTCGTAGCAGCACGCCTGGATGCAGGGGCCCACCGCCGCCAGCAGGTCCTCCGGCCGGCTGCCCCGCGCCACCAGCGTCTCCACCGTGCGGGCGCTGATCTCCAGGTCCGTGCCCTTCCATCCGGAGTGCACCGCCGCCACGCGCTTGCCTCGCGGATCCACGATGAGCACCGGCACGCAGTCCGCGGTGCCCACCGCCACCCAGCTGCCCTCCCCTTCCGTCCACAGCGCGTCCGCTTCGCCCAGCGTCGGGCGCAGCACGTCGTCGGACTCACCGCGCGCCTCCAGCACCCTGTCGCCGTGCACCTGCGACACCCGGCAGAGCGCGCCCAGACGCGCGCCCGCGGCCCGGGCCAGAAGTCGGTGGTTCTCCTCCACCCGGGAGCGCTCGTCGTTCACGGAGAAGCCCAGGTTCAGCGACGCGTAGGGCCCTTCGGACACCCCACCCGCGCGCGTGGCGAAGCCGTGCGGCACCGGCAGCAGTTCGGACGTGAGGAACACGGGCGGGGTCATGGGTGGATTTCCTATCACCGGGCTCGGTTTTCGGGAGTGCGCCCACCGTGTCACGGGTACAGCCCGTGAAAACAGGAAACCGCCGGGAACCCACACCCTCGTTTCAATATTTCGACACCGGTACGTTTGACAGGGCGTGTCATGCCCCTGACAATTTTCAACACTCCGTCACTCGCGGACAGAACGCGAGTGCACGAAGCACACTGCGCCCCGCACATGGCCCTCGGTTCCGAGACGATTGGCAGGAAGCTCTTGTGGAGCATCGCGCTGCCCGGGTTGGTGGTGGCGCTCCTGGGCGTGGGCCACTTCTCGCGCGAGGCCCGACAGGCAGTGCGGGAAGGCACGCATCTGGAGGCGCTCGCGCTGGCGGAGGCCGTCGCCTCCACCTTCACGCTGCCGCAGGCGCCGGGCGCGGCTCCCCATGGCGCGGTGGCGGAGGTGCTGGCGTCGGACACGCGGCTGTTCCGCTCCGTGGAGGACCTGCGCGTCCTGACGCCGGAGGGGCGCATCCGCTGGAGCCGGCGGCCGGCCGAGCAGGGCCACCCGCACCCGGAGGCCTCGCGGCTGTCCGCGACGGGGCCGGAGACGGCGCGCTCCAGCGACCACGGCACGGAGGTGGTGCGGCCCCTGGGCGGTCCGGAGTGCTCCGGCTGTCACACCGGCGAGGCCGCGCAGCGCATGGGCGTGCTCCAGGTGCGCATGGGTGAGCCCGCGCTGACCCGCCAGCTCCAGACGGTGTTCCAGGACGCGCTGGGCGCGATGGTGCTCTTCGTGGGCATCCTGGGGCTCGTCACCTGGCTGTCCCTGCGCTTCGTGCTCACCGCGCCGCTCAAGCGCCTGAGCGAGGCCATGGGCCGCGCGGCGGACGGCGACCTGCTGGTGCGCGCGGAGGCCCGGGGCACGGATGAGATTTCGCGGCTGGGCGCGGCCTTCAACCAGATGCTCGCGCGGCTCACCTCCATGAAGGTGGAGGAGATCGACACGCACCGCGACCTCCAGCTGGTGAAGGAGAAGCTGGCGCTGAAGGACGAGCTGGAGGAGCGCCTGACGGAGCTGTCGCTGCTGTTCGACGTGGCCCGCTCGCTCAACACCACGTTGGAGCTGGACGAGCTGTTGTCGCGCATCACCCGCATGGTGGTGGAGCGGCTGCACATCCCGGACTTCTCCATCATGCTCCTCAACGAGGAGGGCCTGCTGGAGGTGAAGCACGCGTGGCCGCAGGGCCGGGGCCTGGAGGGCCACACCTTCGCCATGGGCGAGGGCGCGTGCGGCCGGGCCGCCCAGGCGCGCAAGGCGGTGTACCTGCCGGACCTCACGGACAGCACCAGCGTCTTCGCGCGGCGCGGGCTGCGCGGCGGCTCGGAGCAGGGCTCGCTGCTGGCGGTGCCCATGGTGCACGCGGACACGCTCCTGGGCGTCATCAACTTCCAGCGCCCGGAGACGGCGAGCATCTCCGCGGAGGAGATCGAGCTCTTCACCGCGGTGGCGGATCAGGCCGCGACGGCGGTGACGAACGCGCGCCTGCACGCGGAGACGGTGAAGCTCACGCTGACGGACGCGCTCACGGGCGTGCCCAACCGCCGCCACCTCTTCCAGCGGATGGACCTGGAGCTGGCGCGGGCCCAGCGCTTCGGCGTGCCCATGGCACTGCTGATGGTGGACGTGGACCACTTCAAGCGGCTCAACGACCTGGCCGGACACCGCGCCGGGGACGAGACGCTGCGCCGGGTCTCCGACGTGCTCCGGAACCGCGCGCGCAAGGTGGACACGCTGGGGCGCTACGGCGGCGAGGAGTTCGTGCTGCTGCTGCCGCAGGTGTCCAAGGCCACGGCGGTGGAGGTGGCGGAGACGCTGCGCCGCGCTGTGGCGGACTCCGTCACGCTCAGCCGTCCGGGGCTGCCCGGAGGGCACGTCACGGTGTCCATCGGCGTGGCGCACTTCCCCACGGACGCGACGTCGCAGGACATGCTGGTGGACTGCGCGGACTCGGCGCTCTATTGCAGCAAGCGGACGGGCCGCAACCGCGTGACGGCGTTCGAGCCCGGCATGGAGGTCCACCCCGGCCGCGAGCGCAGCATCAGCACGCCGCCCGCGGACGCACCCTCCACGCCGCCCGCGCCCTCCGGCATCGCGAAGGCCTGAGCGCGGGGCGTGAAAGGCGCCCTGCCCTGCGCCTCCGGTCTCCGGTCCCCGAGCAGGGGCCTACCGCCGCACGAGCGTGCGGACCACGGGGAGCATCAGGTCCGCCCACTCCTCGTAGCCCTCCGCGGACGGGTGGAAGCCATCCGAGCAGAAGAAGTCCGGGCGCCGGGGGATCATCTCCCGGCTGGCCGTGTAGAGGTCCACCAGGTGGAGCCCGTGAGAGCGGGCCACGGAGGCGATGGCGTCGTTGAACTGCTCGATGCGCCCTTCGTACAGCGCGCTGGGCACCATCTTCGCCACCGGCGCGAGCGCCATGTCCGCCAGGTTCACCACCACCATGGACGCGCCCGTCTGCTTCAGCCGCCGGGCGATGCGGTCCAGGTCGTCCTGGAACTCCGCCACCTCGGTGCCGCGCCAGATGTCGTTGGTGCCCACGCCCAGGGTGATGAGCGTGGGCTGCAACGCGATGACGCGCTTGAGGGCATTGTTGACGATGTCGCGCACGCGCGCACCGCTCTGCCCCAGGTTGGTATGGCCCACGGGGAGGCCGCCCTTCCGGAGGCGGGAGGCGAGCCGGTCGGGATAGCCCCCGCCCTGCGACGCCCCCACCCCCACCGCCGTGCTGTCACCCAACGAGACGTAGTTGACGCTCATCGACCTTCGTCCACCCCCGTGTTCAAACCGTTGAACTGAATCCCCAGGCCCTGCCGTCCTGCGCTCAGGGCACGGTCAGCGCGCGCAGCAGGCGTCCGCCACCCGGGCCGGCCACGCGCAACAGCAGCGTGCTGCCCTTGGGCGCGGCGCGGATGGCCGCGGCCAGCTCCTTCGCGCTCGCGATGGGCTTCTTGTTCGCCTCCACCACCAGCATGCCCGGCGTCAGCTGAGCGCGGTCCGCGGGCGAGCCCGGGACGATGTCCGTGATGAGGGCGCCGGCGCGCTCGGTGAAGCCCGCCTGGGACGCCGTGCGGGCATCCAGGTCCTGCAGGGACACGCCCACGCGGCGCGAGCTGTCCTGCTCGTCGGTGGCCCCCGGCTTCTTCTTGGACAGGCCCTCCAGGTCCGGCCGGGTGCCCATGGTCACCTTGACGTCCTGCTTCTTGCCGTCGCGGTAGAGGGTCAGCGTGGCGACGGAGTTGGGCTTCTTGAGCGCCACGGTGCGGGTGAGCTCGCTGTCGGAGCGCACCTGCTTGCCGTCCACGGCCACCACCACGTCGTCCGGCTTGAGCCCGGCCTTCGCCGCCGGGGAGTCGGGGGTGATCTGCGTGAGGATGGCGCCCTCGCTCACCGACAGCTTCAGCGCCTGGCCCAGCTCGCGCGTGAGGGGCTGGATGCCCACGCCCAGCCAGCCGCGGGTGACGGCGCCCTCCTTCTCCAGCTGCGGCAGCAGCGCCTTGATGAGGTTGCTGGGCACGGAGAAGCCGATGCCCGTGCCGCCGCCGACGATGGCGGTGTTGATGCCCACCACCTCGCCCTTCATGTTGAAGAGCGGGCCGCCGGAATTGCCGGGGTTGATGGCCGCGTCCGTCTGCAGGAAGTCGTCGTACACGCTGGCGCCGATTTCACGGGCGCGCGCGGACAGGATGCCCACGCTCACGCTGGAGGCCAGGCCGAACGGGTTGCCGATGGCCAGCACCCAGTCGCCCACGCGCACGGCGTCCGAGTCGCCCAGCTTCACGGAGGGGAGCTGATCCACCTTCTCCTTGATCTTCACCACGGCCACGTCGGTGAGCGGGTCGCGGCCCACCACCTCGCCCGTGAACGAACGGCCGTCGTCCAGGCGGATGGTGATGGTGACCGCGTCCTCGATGACGTGGTTGTTGGTGAGCACCAGGCCCTTGGGGTCGATGATGAAGCCGGACCCGGCGCCCTGGCGGATCTGCTCGCGCTCGCTGCGGCCGCCGCGGCCCCTCCCGTTGCCTCCGAAGAACCGGTCGAAGAGCGGGTTGTCCTCCATGCCCTCGGGCATCTCCGGACGGGCCTGCACGTCCACGTTCACCACGGCGGACTTCACCGACTCCACCAGGGGCGCCAGGGAGGCCAGCGACTGGGCCTCACGCGTGGCGGGCTGGAGGTTGCCGGCCTGACCGGAGGCCGCCTGCTGCGTCTTGGGCGCGGGCGGCTGGGGAGCGGGAGCCTGCGCGAGGGCGAGCGTGGGCGACGCCAACACCAGCACGGCGGCCACGAGCTTGCGACGGAACGGAGGGAGCGTGTGGGTCATGGATTCCTCAACCTAAAGCGGAAACGAAGCCCCGCAACCGGAACGACAGTGTCCGGTGACGGAAGGTGAACCCCCGGCCCGGCCGCCTGTTCCCGGACCGCTCAACCGGGCCGGTAGACGCGGTAGTCCAGCTCGGGGAACAGGTTGTTGCGGCCTTCGACGTGGGACAGCCACGACTCGTCCACGGTTCCGGCGCGCACCTGGTCGTGCAGGCGCAGGAAGCGCTGCAGGTGCTCCTTCGTGCGGCGCACGGCGTAGTCCACCATGGTGCCGGTCTTCATGATGAAGGCCCAGTCGGAGGCCTGCGCCAGCAGCAGCTCGCGCGCGGCCTGGTTCAGCGCCCGGCGCTTGAGGGACGGCGCGTCCGGGAAGTCCCGGGCCAGCTCCACCATCTGCCGCGCGGCGTGGTTCAGGTGCCGGTAGATCCAGTCGTTGGTCCCATCCAGCCACATGTTCGCGTAGCCGCCCGCGCCCCAGGAGGACATGGGCGGCGTGGCCACCTGGTTCTCCGGGTGCTCGCGCAGGTCGTCCAGCGGGCTGATGAGCGTGAAGCGGCTGGGGTTGCGCGCGGCCTGGCGGATGAGGGCGTCGATGAAGTGGGGACCCTCGAACCACCAGTGGCCGAAGAGCTCCGCGTCATAGGGCGCGACGACCACGGGCTTGCGGCCGCCCATGCGCGACGCGAGGTATTCGAACTGGCGCTCGCGGTTGAAGAGGAAGTTGCCCGCGTGGACCCAGGCGCGCTCGCGGGCGGCGGCCGGGTCGTAGGGCTGCTTGTCGTTCGTCTTGCCGGTGATGCGGAAGTACTTGAAGCCGGTGTTCTTGCGATCGCCGGTGGGCTGGATGAAGGGCCGGATGTAGTCCAGGTCCAGGTCCCAGCCGATGTCCCGGTAGAACTCGCGGTAGACGGGGTCGCCGGGGTAGCCGTGCTCGGTGCTCCAGACCTGCTGGCTGCTCTCCGGGTCGCGCGCGAAGGCGGCCACGCCGGGCTCGGTGAAGATGGGCGCGTAGGGGCCGTGCAGCGGGCGGGGCGTGGCGTCCGTGAGGGCGTGCGTGTCCGCGAAGAAGTAGCGGATGCGCTCGGCGGAGAGGATGCGCTCCAGGCCCGGGTAGTAGCCGCACTCGGCCAGCCAGATGCCGGCGGGGTCGCGGCCGAAGTTCTGGCGGTAGTGGTTCGCCGCCACTGTCACCTGCGCGCGCACGGCCTCCGGCGTCTGCTGCATGAGCGGCAGGAAGCCGTGGGTCGCGTTGCAGGTGAGGATGTCCAGGTGGCCGGAGTCCTGGAGTCTGCGGAACGCGGCCACCAGGTCGCGCCGGTAGTGGTTGTGGTACGCGAGCCGCAGCGATTCGAAGTGGTCGCGGTGGAAGACGGCCAGCGGGTGGAAGGTGGGGTCGTCCCGGGTGCGGTGCACCTCGCGGGCGCCCAGCTCGCAGAGCGAATCCAGCCGCCGGGCGTAGCGCTCCCGCAGCAGCTCGTCGTTGAGCATCGACACGAGCGTGGGCGAGAGCGTCATCGTCACCCGGAAGGGGACGCGGTCCTCGACCAGTCTGTCGAACACGCGCAAGAGCGGCAGGTACGTCTCGGAGATGGCTTCGTAGAGCCAGTCCTCTTCGAGGAAGTCTTCGTATTCGGGATGGCGGACGAACGGCAGGTGCGCGTGAAGGACCAGCGCGAGGGAGCCCAGGCTCATAGGTCGGTCGGAGAGGCCGTACGGGTTCACTTCCGTCCACGGCGCGAGGGCCGGGACCTGGTGGAGGACTTGGAGCCCGAGGGCTTGGGCTCCGGTGGGTTCTGGGCCGCCTTCGAAGGCGCGGCGGGCGGGGACTTCACGGCGTCCGCCTTGGGAGCCACGGCGCTCGGAGCCGCCCGAGACTCCACCTTCGGGGTCGGAGCCGTGGGAGCCTCGGCCTTCGCGGGCGGAGTGCTCGCGGGCATGGCGGCCGGAGCCTCGACTTTCGCGGGCGAAGGGCTCACGGGCACGGAGGCCAGTGCAGCCCGTCGCGCGGCCTCGCGGGCCTTGTCGAGGGCACGCTGTTCGGACGCGGAGGGACCGCGCGCCACGCTCAAGGCCCACGGGTCCTTGGGAGGCTCGGGCTCCGTGGGCCGCCACGAGTCCGTGGAGGCCGTGCCCTGGGTCGATGGGCCAGATGGGAACGAAGCCTCGGCGCCCACCGGAGCCGATGTCCCGACGGGAGGTGACGACGGGAGGTCCCGCGCTTCAGTCACGTCACCCCGTGAACGCGGCGACTCCGGGGACCAGGCATCCGAGCCCCCGGCCGTACGCGACGCGCCGGGCTGATCCGAAGTGCCCGTGGCGTGATCCGCGGACAGGCAGCGCTGATCCGAAGCCCCTGCTGCCCGAGGCACTGTCAGGTATTGCTGATCCGACGCACCCGTGGCGCGATCCACCGACAGGTAGCGCTGATCCGATGCGCCAGCGGCACGAGGTACGGTCAGGTACTGCTGGTCCGACGCGCCCGTGGCACGATCCGCCGACAGGTAGCGCTGATCCGAGGCCCCTGCGGCACGCGGCACGCTCAAGTACTGCTGGTCCGACGCACCCGCGGCGCGAGGCACGGTCAGATACCGCTGATCCGAAGCTCCC
This DNA window, taken from Corallococcus coralloides DSM 2259, encodes the following:
- a CDS encoding glycoside hydrolase family 57 protein, producing the protein MSLGSLALVLHAHLPFVRHPEYEDFLEEDWLYEAISETYLPLLRVFDRLVEDRVPFRVTMTLSPTLVSMLNDELLRERYARRLDSLCELGAREVHRTRDDPTFHPLAVFHRDHFESLRLAYHNHYRRDLVAAFRRLQDSGHLDILTCNATHGFLPLMQQTPEAVRAQVTVAANHYRQNFGRDPAGIWLAECGYYPGLERILSAERIRYFFADTHALTDATPRPLHGPYAPIFTEPGVAAFARDPESSQQVWSTEHGYPGDPVYREFYRDIGWDLDLDYIRPFIQPTGDRKNTGFKYFRITGKTNDKQPYDPAAARERAWVHAGNFLFNRERQFEYLASRMGGRKPVVVAPYDAELFGHWWFEGPHFIDALIRQAARNPSRFTLISPLDDLREHPENQVATPPMSSWGAGGYANMWLDGTNDWIYRHLNHAARQMVELARDFPDAPSLKRRALNQAARELLLAQASDWAFIMKTGTMVDYAVRRTKEHLQRFLRLHDQVRAGTVDESWLSHVEGRNNLFPELDYRVYRPG